A single region of the Mustela lutreola isolate mMusLut2 chromosome 2, mMusLut2.pri, whole genome shotgun sequence genome encodes:
- the LOC131825972 gene encoding peptidyl-prolyl cis-trans isomerase A-like: MVNPTVFFNITIEGKLHLLPTVCKVPKAAENFCALNTGEKGFHYKGSCFHRIIPGLLCQGDNFTCHNGTGSKFIYGEKFDDENFILKHMGPGTSHVENVNGSQLFICTAKTEWLDGEYVVFGKVRQCMNIVEPMECFGSTNGKTNKITTADRGQI; the protein is encoded by the coding sequence ATGGTCAATCCCACTGTGTTCTTCAACATCACTATTGAGGGCAAGCTCCATCTCCTTCCAACTGTTTGCAAAGTTCCAAAAGCAGCAGAAAACTTTTGTGCTCTGAACACTGGGGAGAAAGGATTTCATTATAAAGGTTCCTGCTTTCACAGGATTATTCCAGGACTTCTGTGCCAGGGTGATAACTTCACGTGCCATAATGGCACTGGCAGCAAGTTCATCTATGGGGAGAAATTTGATGATGAGAATTTCATCCTGAAGCACATGGGTCCTGGAACCTCACACGTGGAAAATGTTAATGGTTCCCAGCTTTTCATCTGTACTGCCAAGACTGAGTGGTTGGATGGCGAGTACGTGGTCTTTGGCAAGGTGAGACAGTGCATGAATATTGTGGAACCCATGGAGTGCTTTGGGTCCACGAATGGCAAGACTAACAAGATCACCACTGCTGACCGTGGACAAATCTAG